One window of the Endomicrobium proavitum genome contains the following:
- a CDS encoding monomeric [FeFe] hydrogenase, with the protein MNLNKNYSEHFKTEVLEEIARAFYAGTLEKDANRIPFNIIPKGQEATFRCCEYKERAILRLRALAAFGYSVNEIDEALPLTDYVAQNNPNFDHSSNKLLTILRSACKSCVKSRYMVSEICQGCLSRQCVRSCPFTSVSVNNHRAQINQDTCKNCGKCKDACPYGAILKITVPCEESCPVSAIKKADKGADKDTAVIDHSLCISCGKCVKACPFGAVIERTQFLSVLKLTKSNKKLIALMAPSIAGQFGVSMGKLKTAIKELGFSEVIEVALGADVTAENEAAEFNERVLQKGERFMTTSCCHAYVRLVQKHIPELVPFVSHTATPMHYAAEIARKKNPHAATVFISPCLSKRKEAQKDNLVDFVLSFEELEAMMKGKNINLKDCINEQFKLAITKEALTFGTFGGVLNAVKRYLSAAARQKVREEHVAGFDKKTILKLKSYAKGHAKANLIEVMCCLGGCVGGCNTVNNILNATNAINDYAQKYGK; encoded by the coding sequence ATGAACTTAAATAAAAATTATTCCGAACATTTTAAAACCGAAGTTTTAGAAGAAATAGCCCGCGCGTTTTACGCCGGAACTCTTGAAAAAGACGCTAACCGCATACCGTTTAATATTATTCCAAAAGGGCAGGAAGCAACTTTCAGATGCTGCGAATATAAAGAGCGCGCAATTTTGCGTCTTCGCGCTTTGGCGGCGTTTGGTTATTCCGTAAACGAAATTGACGAAGCGCTTCCTCTTACGGATTACGTTGCGCAAAACAACCCGAATTTTGACCACTCCAGCAACAAGCTTCTTACAATTTTGCGTTCTGCGTGCAAATCTTGCGTAAAAAGCAGATATATGGTTTCTGAAATTTGCCAAGGGTGTTTGTCGCGCCAATGCGTTAGAAGCTGTCCTTTTACTTCCGTGTCCGTAAACAATCACCGCGCGCAAATAAATCAGGATACCTGCAAAAATTGCGGCAAATGCAAAGACGCGTGTCCTTACGGCGCAATTTTGAAAATTACCGTTCCGTGCGAAGAATCTTGTCCGGTATCCGCAATAAAAAAAGCCGACAAAGGCGCCGATAAAGATACCGCGGTTATTGACCACTCGCTGTGCATAAGCTGCGGCAAGTGCGTAAAAGCCTGCCCGTTTGGCGCGGTTATTGAAAGAACGCAATTTTTAAGCGTGTTAAAATTAACTAAAAGCAACAAAAAACTTATTGCCCTGATGGCGCCTTCAATAGCCGGACAGTTCGGCGTAAGCATGGGCAAATTAAAAACCGCAATAAAAGAGCTGGGGTTTTCTGAAGTTATAGAAGTTGCGCTTGGCGCGGATGTTACCGCCGAAAACGAAGCCGCGGAATTTAACGAACGCGTTTTGCAAAAAGGCGAACGTTTTATGACAACGTCGTGCTGCCACGCTTATGTGCGTTTAGTTCAAAAACATATTCCGGAACTTGTGCCTTTTGTTTCGCACACTGCTACCCCAATGCATTACGCGGCAGAAATTGCGCGCAAAAAAAATCCGCATGCGGCGACGGTTTTTATTTCGCCGTGTTTGTCAAAACGCAAGGAAGCGCAAAAGGATAATTTGGTAGATTTTGTTTTAAGCTTTGAAGAGCTTGAAGCCATGATGAAAGGTAAAAATATAAATCTTAAAGATTGCATAAACGAACAGTTTAAACTTGCCATAACAAAAGAAGCGCTTACGTTCGGCACTTTCGGCGGAGTGTTAAACGCGGTTAAAAGATATTTAAGCGCAGCCGCGCGGCAAAAAGTTAGAGAAGAACATGTGGCGGGTTTTGATAAAAAAACAATTTTAAAACTTAAATCTTACGCGAAAGGTCACGCTAAGGCAAACCTTATAGAAGTTATGTGCTGCCTCGGCGGATGCGTTGGCGGATGTAACACCGTTAACAATATTTTAAACGCCACAAACGCAATTAACGATTACGCGCAAAAATACGGGAAGTGA
- a CDS encoding transposase yields MWITQGYTVKQLSKLSEHSQSTIRRTLKYWLSKEPNLCDEKELSKITHVLYDATYFHRGNCFLVLADNKTKKIFFCEFVRSENYQQARNYFDRLKAFGLRPKVLISDANQTILKVFQDVWANAIMQRCLIHASFQTIRFLHKNSKTKAAQDLKSIAIACSRIKSQKNKEEFENAYTNWRLKYEPFIKSLPNESYEYKEINKANTFLKDSLKDIFYFLKDRQIASNTNYLENLFKTLKENIRRHNGLTKKHKIAFVKWFFFFKNPKKTTLFEH; encoded by the coding sequence TTGTGGATTACACAAGGCTACACTGTAAAACAATTATCAAAATTGTCAGAGCATTCGCAATCTACAATTAGAAGGACACTTAAATACTGGCTTTCAAAAGAGCCTAATCTTTGTGATGAAAAAGAGCTGTCAAAAATCACACATGTTCTTTATGATGCAACATATTTTCACAGAGGCAATTGCTTTTTGGTTTTGGCTGATAACAAAACAAAAAAGATATTTTTCTGCGAATTTGTTAGAAGCGAAAACTATCAGCAAGCAAGAAACTATTTTGACAGATTAAAAGCATTTGGATTAAGACCAAAAGTTTTAATTTCCGACGCGAATCAAACAATATTGAAAGTCTTTCAAGATGTTTGGGCTAATGCCATAATGCAAAGATGTTTGATCCATGCCAGTTTCCAAACAATCAGGTTTTTGCATAAAAACTCTAAGACAAAAGCGGCGCAAGACTTAAAAAGCATTGCCATTGCCTGCTCAAGAATTAAAAGCCAAAAGAATAAAGAAGAATTTGAAAATGCTTACACAAACTGGCGTTTGAAATATGAACCTTTTATAAAATCTTTGCCAAATGAAAGCTATGAATACAAAGAAATAAACAAAGCAAATACTTTTTTAAAAGACTCGTTAAAAGATATTTTCTATTTTTTAAAAGATCGTCAAATAGCAAGCAATACGAATTATTTAGAAAATCTATTTAAGACATTAAAAGAAAATATACGCCGTCATAATGGGCTTACTAAAAAACATAAAATCGCTTTTGTTAAATGGTTTTTTTTCTTTAAAAACCCCAAAAAAACCACACTTTTTGAACATTAA
- the recQ gene encoding DNA helicase RecQ — MTTNFAEQKLQVLKEYFGHQSFRSVQEELIDATLAGRDALGIMPTGAGKSVCFQVPAVLFDGITIVISPLISLMKDQTASLTQNGIKSAYINSSLTPAQTKKILDNALAGEYKLIYIAPERLDYDGFLNFTRKIKISMVTIDEAHCVSQWGQDFRPSYTKIAGFVSGINPRPIVSAFTATATPRVRKDIVDILELNAPQISVASFDRANLKFDVRHPVKKFNELIEILKDKKDKSGIIYCLTRKTVDDLTEKLKAAGFNAASYHAGLTTKQRHANQDDFIFDRVNIIVATNAFGMGIDKSNVSFVIHYNMPKDIESYYQEAGRAGRDGSPADCIVLYSGQDIMTNLFLINNSDGREYETPEDELYLKSLERERLKEMDQYCNTNECLRHYILKYFGEIPSWNECANCGNCNAESKMEDITILSQKILSCVVRMQGNFGKNFVMDVLRGSKAEKIISFGFNKLSTYGICAESKEKLKDVINFLTINKFLATTNTEFPVLKLGARAAEILKDKIKVEMKVSTAQKVEAADIVSKYKDKPDKNIVINKELFEALKRLRQTIAAQQNVPAYIIFPNTALIDMCGKLPKTKEEFSQISGVGSQKLEKYGDIFVKTIIEFLNGR; from the coding sequence TTGACAACGAATTTCGCAGAACAAAAATTACAAGTTCTTAAAGAATATTTCGGGCATCAATCTTTTCGCAGCGTGCAGGAAGAACTTATTGACGCAACGCTTGCCGGCCGCGATGCGCTGGGCATTATGCCTACCGGCGCGGGCAAATCCGTTTGTTTTCAGGTGCCGGCCGTTTTGTTTGACGGCATAACAATTGTAATTTCTCCGCTTATTTCTCTTATGAAAGATCAAACCGCGTCGCTTACGCAAAACGGTATAAAATCCGCATATATCAACAGTTCCCTCACGCCAGCCCAAACCAAAAAAATTCTTGATAACGCGCTTGCCGGCGAATATAAACTTATTTATATTGCTCCCGAGCGGTTAGATTACGACGGGTTTTTAAATTTTACAAGAAAAATTAAAATTTCTATGGTAACAATAGACGAAGCTCACTGCGTGTCTCAGTGGGGTCAGGATTTTCGTCCAAGTTACACAAAAATAGCGGGTTTTGTCAGCGGAATTAATCCGCGCCCTATAGTTTCTGCGTTTACCGCCACAGCCACCCCGCGCGTTAGAAAAGATATTGTTGATATTTTAGAATTAAACGCGCCGCAAATTTCCGTTGCAAGTTTTGACAGGGCAAATTTAAAATTTGACGTTCGTCATCCCGTAAAAAAATTTAACGAGTTAATAGAAATATTAAAAGATAAAAAAGATAAGTCCGGAATAATTTATTGTTTAACAAGAAAAACGGTTGACGACCTTACCGAAAAATTAAAAGCCGCGGGTTTTAACGCGGCAAGTTATCACGCGGGGCTTACCACAAAACAGCGCCACGCAAATCAGGACGATTTTATTTTTGACCGCGTAAACATAATAGTTGCCACAAATGCGTTCGGCATGGGAATAGATAAATCCAATGTTTCGTTTGTTATCCATTACAACATGCCAAAAGATATAGAAAGTTACTATCAGGAAGCCGGCAGAGCAGGCCGCGACGGCTCGCCCGCAGACTGCATTGTTTTATACAGCGGTCAAGACATAATGACAAATCTTTTTTTAATAAATAACAGCGACGGCAGAGAATACGAAACGCCGGAAGACGAATTATATTTAAAATCGCTGGAACGCGAACGCTTAAAAGAAATGGATCAATACTGCAACACAAACGAATGCCTTCGCCATTATATTCTAAAATATTTCGGCGAAATTCCATCTTGGAACGAATGCGCAAATTGCGGCAACTGCAACGCGGAATCTAAAATGGAAGATATAACAATTTTATCGCAAAAAATATTGTCGTGCGTTGTCCGAATGCAGGGAAATTTCGGCAAAAATTTTGTTATGGACGTATTAAGAGGCAGTAAAGCCGAAAAAATTATAAGTTTTGGGTTTAATAAACTTTCTACTTACGGCATTTGCGCTGAAAGCAAAGAAAAACTAAAAGACGTAATTAATTTTCTTACAATAAATAAATTTTTAGCCACAACAAATACGGAATTTCCCGTTTTAAAATTAGGCGCCCGCGCAGCGGAAATTTTAAAAGATAAAATTAAAGTAGAAATGAAAGTATCAACAGCTCAAAAAGTTGAAGCGGCTGATATAGTATCTAAATATAAAGATAAACCCGATAAAAATATTGTAATAAACAAAGAGTTGTTTGAAGCGTTAAAACGGTTAAGACAAACAATAGCCGCGCAACAAAATGTGCCGGCGTATATAATTTTTCCAAACACGGCTTTAATAGATATGTGCGGTAAACTTCCAAAAACTAAAGAAGAGTTTTCACAAATATCGGGCGTAGGCTCCCAAAAACTTGAAAAATACGGCGACATTTTTGTAAAAACAATTATTGAGTTTTTAAACGGCAGGTGA
- the cas2 gene encoding CRISPR-associated endonuclease Cas2, producing MGWLIVLFDLPTDTKAERHQATKFRNGLLDLGYLMLQYSVYARCAVTLDKKKGFLNDIKKIAPTTGNVQCYFITDIQWEECITITKNKDKGLRQLEFEDKISDQLQFW from the coding sequence ATGGGCTGGCTTATTGTTTTATTTGATTTGCCTACAGATACAAAGGCAGAAAGACATCAGGCAACCAAGTTTAGAAACGGACTTTTAGATTTGGGTTATCTAATGTTGCAGTATTCTGTTTATGCGAGATGTGCGGTAACATTAGACAAGAAGAAAGGGTTTTTAAACGACATAAAAAAAATCGCTCCTACCACAGGCAATGTTCAATGTTATTTTATTACCGATATCCAATGGGAAGAATGTATTACTATAACAAAAAATAAAGACAAAGGACTCCGGCAGCTTGAATTTGAAGATAAAATAAGCGACCAACTGCAGTTCTGGTAA
- the cas9 gene encoding type II CRISPR RNA-guided endonuclease Cas9 (Cas9, originally named Csn1, is the large, multifunctional signature protein of type II CRISPR/Cas systems. It is well known even to general audiences because its RNA-guided endonuclease activity has made it a popular tool for custom editing of eukaryotic genomes.), with product MPKQELVYSFDLGSGSIGVCVRSGKNILHLNSLLLDNEFASVKEAAAQRRQIRTRIAHKEREKWWNEQAKKAGIEVLQTAQPTKENPNLKPDSRMLIEFLPKNSKDKTIYSSHLLRIALLQGIKLESWQIYKAIRSAIQRRGYDANLPWATDYDSDTKANSDAATRYEEKLKEFFADKEEYYYPCYYEAYIQSIWSPSNPKDLSGRLSENPSPARNKDNKPQEDKCFPSRDLVEKELKDLLSAAAKLFPKLKDKENYVLYGQAQRAYASYEYKKDIDKENYISHRGTSWDWQGLLGQKVPRFDNRIIAKCRLIPRFNVCNAKKQINKEVSFLLALKNMRFTLDNTTTQSLNCAQINEIFKTYAEFCEYEKQKETAVAKKQNPCTKTFWKNYVHALGGEVNPGQQEIAKPKEGGRSSFCKPALNILHSLILSGKTPHNYYAELVEQTKNTDLQKGLIKDDYRFLLNMPNDWNSISIQDTREEDKKLSQQEALRKIDEIIAGVNNRIVCHRLLMLKQVLQKLDDQFNKEYGVPDKVVFEIAREDFMGKKKKDEYLKKAKDGKKNNDDAVKKLKDMGLPVSDPNIIKIKLGNEQKWKDIYDTSDKRNLIPENIGQYEIDHIVPRTSSKGGSDSFVNFILTKNALNQTKKDRTPYEWLSSDNSKWQAYLANIADFSKSANSKKIELLTSDKAENIEKRKTDLQATSYLEKLAQTIAGLYFGFGINTKDDKKRILFFTGGETATVRSKLDLNRVLYKNDEEFEKAQKAGLKEKNRKNKKHHALDALVLSMLPEIKVSKREIIEKPDYFHKDYCVKQLKSIIPQTIKQIKPKLRATIYALRSRYENGKPYYYFISRFNSNLTLFEKMEDAKKEITNIFDLKIKNDWKVKLEEKGLTQEKWIEFLNKYTNNGKRIKQIAMTDSKAFKKEETFNSNGIIKNVIGEYGSNGVKGQWIKGKEGHQGQIVYKDEKGKWRVEPVYVFESIYNKKKLYENKYKDVRFLKSGQLVELKKDYENIKAGIYILRTLKSNGSCKLEDINTQEEIDKSVNVLIEQCGMRSYEKK from the coding sequence ATGCCAAAACAAGAACTTGTATATTCGTTTGATTTAGGTTCAGGAAGTATTGGTGTTTGTGTGCGAAGCGGTAAAAATATTTTACATTTAAATTCTCTTCTATTAGATAATGAGTTTGCATCTGTTAAAGAAGCAGCTGCACAAAGAAGACAAATCCGCACACGAATAGCTCACAAAGAACGAGAAAAATGGTGGAATGAGCAAGCTAAAAAAGCAGGAATAGAAGTATTACAAACCGCACAACCTACAAAAGAAAATCCCAATCTTAAACCTGATAGCAGAATGTTGATAGAATTCCTCCCAAAGAATTCAAAAGATAAAACAATATATTCTTCACATCTCTTAAGAATTGCTTTGCTTCAAGGTATAAAGCTTGAAAGTTGGCAAATATATAAAGCAATAAGATCTGCAATTCAACGCAGAGGTTATGATGCTAATTTGCCATGGGCTACAGATTATGATTCTGACACAAAAGCAAACTCTGATGCCGCAACAAGATACGAAGAAAAACTAAAAGAGTTTTTTGCAGATAAAGAAGAATATTACTATCCATGTTATTACGAAGCTTATATTCAAAGTATTTGGTCGCCAAGTAATCCAAAAGACTTAAGCGGCAGATTGTCAGAAAACCCAAGCCCTGCAAGAAATAAAGATAACAAACCGCAAGAGGACAAATGTTTTCCGTCAAGAGATTTGGTAGAAAAGGAATTAAAAGATTTGCTTTCTGCTGCTGCGAAATTATTTCCCAAACTAAAAGATAAAGAGAATTATGTCCTTTACGGGCAAGCTCAAAGAGCATATGCTTCATATGAATATAAAAAAGATATAGATAAAGAAAATTACATAAGCCATAGAGGAACTTCTTGGGATTGGCAAGGATTATTAGGGCAAAAAGTCCCAAGATTTGATAATAGAATTATTGCAAAATGTCGTTTAATACCGAGATTTAATGTTTGTAATGCAAAAAAGCAAATAAATAAAGAAGTATCTTTTTTACTTGCTCTAAAAAATATGAGGTTTACATTAGATAATACAACCACGCAAAGTTTAAACTGTGCACAAATAAATGAAATTTTTAAAACATATGCGGAATTTTGTGAATATGAAAAACAAAAAGAAACAGCAGTAGCTAAAAAACAAAACCCTTGTACAAAAACGTTCTGGAAAAATTATGTTCATGCTCTTGGCGGTGAAGTAAATCCCGGGCAACAAGAAATTGCTAAACCAAAAGAAGGCGGCAGAAGCAGTTTTTGCAAACCCGCATTAAATATTTTGCACAGCTTAATTTTATCAGGCAAAACCCCGCATAATTATTATGCGGAACTTGTAGAACAAACAAAAAACACTGATTTGCAAAAAGGACTTATAAAAGATGACTATAGATTTTTACTTAATATGCCAAACGATTGGAATTCAATAAGTATTCAAGATACAAGAGAGGAAGATAAAAAATTATCTCAACAAGAAGCATTGCGAAAAATAGATGAAATTATTGCAGGGGTTAACAACAGAATTGTTTGCCACAGATTACTAATGCTAAAACAAGTTTTGCAAAAATTAGATGATCAATTTAACAAAGAGTATGGTGTGCCGGACAAAGTAGTTTTTGAAATAGCCAGAGAAGATTTTATGGGTAAGAAGAAGAAAGACGAATATTTAAAAAAAGCAAAAGATGGAAAGAAAAACAATGACGATGCAGTTAAAAAGCTAAAAGATATGGGGTTGCCTGTCTCTGATCCCAATATCATAAAAATAAAATTGGGCAATGAACAGAAGTGGAAAGATATTTATGATACAAGTGATAAGCGTAATTTAATACCTGAAAATATAGGTCAATATGAAATAGATCATATAGTTCCAAGAACCTCAAGCAAAGGCGGTTCTGATTCTTTTGTAAATTTCATTTTAACTAAAAACGCTTTAAATCAAACAAAAAAAGATAGAACTCCATATGAATGGTTAAGTTCTGACAATAGCAAGTGGCAAGCATATCTTGCGAATATCGCTGATTTTTCAAAATCTGCCAACAGTAAAAAAATAGAGCTTTTAACTTCCGATAAAGCAGAAAATATAGAAAAGAGAAAAACAGATTTGCAGGCAACTTCTTACTTGGAAAAGTTAGCTCAAACAATAGCAGGCTTATATTTTGGTTTTGGAATTAACACAAAAGACGATAAAAAAAGAATTCTCTTTTTTACCGGCGGGGAAACTGCAACAGTTCGCTCTAAATTAGATTTAAACAGAGTGTTATATAAAAATGATGAAGAATTTGAAAAAGCTCAAAAAGCCGGTTTAAAAGAAAAGAACAGAAAAAATAAAAAACATCACGCTTTGGATGCGCTTGTTTTAAGCATGCTGCCTGAAATTAAAGTATCTAAAAGAGAGATAATAGAAAAGCCTGATTATTTCCATAAAGATTACTGCGTAAAACAGTTAAAAAGTATTATTCCTCAAACAATAAAACAAATTAAGCCGAAATTAAGAGCGACCATTTATGCTTTAAGAAGCAGATATGAAAACGGCAAACCATACTATTATTTTATTTCTCGTTTTAACAGCAATCTTACTTTATTTGAAAAAATGGAAGATGCAAAAAAAGAGATAACTAATATTTTTGATTTGAAAATTAAAAATGATTGGAAAGTAAAATTAGAAGAAAAAGGTTTAACACAAGAAAAATGGATAGAATTTTTAAATAAATATACAAATAACGGCAAAAGAATTAAGCAAATTGCAATGACGGACTCTAAAGCATTTAAAAAAGAAGAAACTTTTAATTCTAACGGAATAATAAAAAATGTTATAGGGGAATATGGCAGTAACGGTGTTAAAGGGCAATGGATAAAAGGCAAAGAAGGTCATCAAGGGCAAATTGTTTATAAAGATGAGAAAGGCAAATGGCGGGTTGAGCCTGTTTATGTTTTTGAGTCTATATATAACAAGAAAAAATTGTATGAAAATAAATATAAAGACGTTAGGTTTTTAAAATCAGGTCAGTTGGTTGAACTAAAAAAAGATTATGAAAACATAAAAGCCGGGATTTATATTTTGAGGACATTGAAAAGTAATGGCAGTTGTAAATTAGAAGATATAAACACGCAGGAAGAAATAGATAAATCCGTAAATGTTTTAATAGAACAATGCGGAATGAGAAGTTATGAGAAAAAATAA
- the cas2 gene encoding CRISPR-associated endonuclease Cas2, translated as MLVLISYDINTTESGGAKRLRNVSKACLDYGQRVQFSVFECEVDPTQWVFLKNKLLKIIDLKKDSLRFYMLGSNWERKIEHYGAKEAVDYHGSLII; from the coding sequence ATGTTAGTTCTCATAAGCTACGATATAAACACAACAGAATCGGGCGGAGCAAAACGCTTGAGAAATGTATCTAAAGCATGTTTAGATTACGGGCAAAGGGTTCAATTTTCTGTTTTTGAATGTGAAGTTGATCCTACGCAATGGGTATTTTTAAAAAATAAATTGCTGAAAATAATAGATTTAAAAAAAGACAGTTTAAGGTTTTATATGTTAGGTTCAAATTGGGAAAGAAAAATAGAACATTATGGCGCAAAAGAAGCTGTGGATTATCATGGCAGTTTGATAATATGA
- the cas1 gene encoding type II CRISPR-associated endonuclease Cas1 has protein sequence MSYHIIHILNHASRLSVDRGCLVCDIPDKPQRRVPLEDILAVIVAAKGVSFSAESLSALLRNNSIVLHCDHNYKPIGKTVGLHRVVHNEVLDIQVFQDLFYMRQIWDEIIKAKISNQACVLDGINAKHKLWEYIKAGNLDEGNAARHYWKYYFKKFGHSSPGGRTTKGAQDPVNGMLNYGYAVIAAMVHRLLLAHGFNPAIGVYHKYRFRSDPLVYDIMEPLRPFCDFMLLRFRQSNMRKQIDEWAKFAAKDIVFSKINMFGAKNISFNLAIDKYITSFSSCFRAKTLNNLYIPLLKDITFNEK, from the coding sequence ATGAGCTACCATATAATTCATATTTTAAATCATGCAAGCAGGCTTTCTGTTGACCGAGGCTGCTTAGTCTGCGACATACCTGATAAACCTCAACGAAGAGTTCCGCTTGAGGATATTCTTGCAGTTATAGTTGCCGCAAAAGGCGTCAGTTTTTCTGCAGAAAGTTTATCTGCATTATTACGTAACAACAGCATTGTTCTCCACTGTGACCACAATTATAAACCTATTGGAAAAACCGTAGGACTTCACAGGGTTGTTCATAATGAAGTTTTAGATATTCAAGTTTTTCAAGATTTATTTTATATGCGCCAAATTTGGGACGAAATTATTAAAGCAAAAATTTCAAACCAAGCATGTGTTTTAGACGGCATTAATGCCAAGCATAAATTGTGGGAATATATCAAAGCCGGTAATTTAGATGAAGGCAATGCCGCGCGTCATTATTGGAAATATTATTTCAAAAAATTCGGACATTCTTCGCCAGGCGGCAGAACTACAAAAGGCGCGCAAGATCCTGTAAACGGAATGTTAAATTACGGATATGCGGTAATAGCGGCAATGGTTCACAGATTGCTGCTTGCTCACGGGTTTAATCCGGCGATAGGTGTTTACCACAAGTACAGATTTCGTTCAGATCCGCTCGTGTATGATATTATGGAACCCTTAAGACCATTTTGTGATTTTATGTTGTTAAGGTTCAGACAATCAAATATGCGTAAACAAATTGACGAATGGGCAAAATTCGCTGCCAAAGATATAGTTTTCTCAAAAATAAATATGTTTGGCGCAAAAAATATCAGCTTTAACCTTGCCATAGATAAATATATAACTTCTTTCTCTTCTTGCTTTAGAGCAAAAACATTAAACAATCTTTATATACCATTGCTTAAAGATATTACTTTCAATGAAAAATAA
- a CDS encoding ZIP family metal transporter: MEIIYSLIAASSALLGTAIVLKFHKWAEKNSILLINFAAGVMLAIAFAHLMPEGLAANPKGLLFVLGGFLAMFFLQFVVLFHPCHDGECHKHMGTTSVIGLSLHSLIDGLIIAVGFEANSGLGILTTLAVLLHKLPDGITISAILLHTGVKKNKIFRFSLATALFTPVGTIIGMFLFTNLTQDFLGALLSVTAGSFIFLAASDLIPETHKITNRIAPLTIFLGAAVVFLLEYFVG, translated from the coding sequence ATGGAAATTATTTATTCTTTAATTGCCGCATCGTCGGCTCTTTTAGGAACTGCTATTGTTTTAAAATTTCATAAGTGGGCGGAAAAAAATTCAATACTTCTTATAAACTTTGCGGCAGGCGTAATGCTTGCAATAGCTTTTGCGCATTTAATGCCGGAAGGGCTTGCCGCAAATCCTAAAGGTTTGCTTTTTGTTTTAGGCGGGTTTTTAGCGATGTTTTTTTTACAGTTTGTGGTTTTATTTCACCCGTGCCACGACGGCGAATGTCACAAACATATGGGGACGACTTCGGTTATAGGTTTGTCGCTGCATTCTTTAATAGACGGTTTAATTATTGCCGTTGGTTTTGAAGCAAACTCGGGGCTTGGAATACTTACAACTCTTGCCGTGTTGCTGCACAAACTTCCCGACGGCATAACAATATCCGCAATTCTTTTGCATACGGGAGTCAAAAAAAATAAAATTTTTCGGTTTTCGCTTGCTACGGCTTTATTTACGCCGGTAGGCACAATTATAGGAATGTTTTTATTTACAAATCTAACGCAAGATTTTCTCGGCGCGCTGCTTTCGGTTACGGCGGGTTCGTTTATTTTTCTTGCGGCTTCGGACTTAATTCCCGAAACGCACAAAATTACAAACCGCATTGCGCCTCTGACAATTTTTTTAGGCGCAGCAGTGGTGTTTTTGCTGGAGTATTTTGTAGGGTAG
- a CDS encoding HD domain-containing protein, with protein MKFSDAQDLLNKYVKGETLLRHSLTVAVVMEYFAKEFGEINPEFYKSVGYLHDIDFELYPNEHCIKAKEILETEKANFPQLTDEIIHAVLSHGYNLTNNVEPISQMEKVLYAIDELTGLIFACAMVRPSKSVSDLEVKSVMKKFKNPAFAANCSRDVISNGAKMLNMDLNEIIEKTILAMRSQSAALGV; from the coding sequence ATGAAATTTTCAGATGCGCAGGATTTACTTAATAAGTATGTTAAAGGCGAAACGCTTTTGCGGCATAGTTTAACGGTTGCGGTGGTAATGGAATATTTTGCGAAAGAATTCGGCGAAATAAATCCTGAGTTTTACAAAAGCGTCGGGTATTTACACGATATTGATTTTGAACTTTACCCAAACGAGCATTGTATAAAAGCTAAAGAAATTCTTGAAACGGAAAAAGCAAATTTTCCGCAGCTTACCGACGAAATAATTCACGCGGTATTAAGCCACGGATATAATCTTACAAATAATGTAGAACCAATTTCGCAAATGGAAAAAGTTTTATACGCAATAGATGAACTTACCGGACTTATTTTTGCCTGCGCCATGGTGCGCCCGTCAAAAAGCGTGTCTGATTTAGAAGTTAAATCCGTTATGAAAAAATTTAAAAATCCCGCGTTTGCCGCCAACTGCAGCAGAGATGTAATTTCTAACGGCGCAAAAATGCTCAACATGGATTTAAATGAAATTATAGAAAAAACAATTTTAGCAATGCGCAGCCAGTCTGCAGCCTTGGGCGTGTAA